A region of Streptomyces sp. NBC_01788 DNA encodes the following proteins:
- a CDS encoding TetR/AcrR family transcriptional regulator: MGRPRTNDEAVKERLVACATEMLATGPRESVTVRAVAAAAGTSTTAVYSLFGGKDALIEAVRDRAVAGLFQDLSGAPASEDPLADIYTLAGAYRRWGRGHSHLYTVLFGGAQSFDPSGAVGTHDPIRPLLAAIDRAVTGSLLAGDATSIALSLWVTLHGVVTLELAGALDASTAEAAFRSAMHATLRGWATPTVFRDLRRTELVL; encoded by the coding sequence ATGGGTAGGCCGAGGACGAACGACGAGGCGGTCAAAGAGCGGCTCGTGGCATGCGCGACCGAGATGCTCGCCACGGGCCCGCGCGAATCGGTCACAGTCCGCGCCGTGGCGGCTGCCGCCGGAACGTCGACGACAGCGGTGTACTCCCTCTTCGGCGGCAAGGACGCCTTGATCGAAGCGGTGCGCGACAGAGCTGTCGCCGGCCTGTTCCAGGACCTGTCGGGAGCGCCGGCCTCCGAGGATCCCCTGGCCGACATCTACACCCTGGCCGGCGCGTACCGGCGGTGGGGGCGCGGACACAGCCACCTGTACACGGTGCTGTTCGGAGGGGCGCAATCCTTCGATCCATCGGGCGCGGTCGGCACCCATGACCCCATCCGTCCGCTCCTCGCGGCGATCGACCGCGCCGTGACGGGCTCTCTCCTCGCCGGCGACGCGACGTCCATCGCGCTCTCCTTGTGGGTCACCCTGCACGGAGTTGTGACGCTCGAACTCGCCGGCGCCCTCGACGCCTCCACGGCGGAGGCCGCGTTCCGATCGGCGATGCATGCCACCCTGCGCGGCTGGGCGACACCCACGGTGTTCCGCGACCTCCGCCGCACCGAACTCGTTCTCTGA
- a CDS encoding serine hydrolase domain-containing protein codes for MASQRTLLPRSTPAASGISSRSIAALLDRLEARSVECHSLMVVRHGHVVAEGWWAPYSAERPHLLYSLTKSFTSVAAGLAIADGLLSLDDRIVDVLPDHVPDDISEQGRRLTVHHLLSMTAGHRTDSLAEAWQQEPGDLVKGFLRVPFPEAEGARHAYDNPTTFILARMVERVTGRGLPELLDKRLFKPMGVDHAEWDRVASGAAFGFHGLHLTTEAVAAFGELLLRGGVWGDRRLIPREWVELATGRHTDTLQIEDWSENPDALCGYGYQFWMSRHGYRGAGVFGQLCVVVPSYDLVVAVTGAITQEEAVLDPLWECLLPGMDHVGSTRDDGILADRLRRLSLAPVPGSAARERSVKAGLDASAEDSALPDGTTVIVDPVDDGWLLRLGPYLNVEVGHGEWRECSPLGRPVVAAGAWQGSTFVAELYVITTPHRVRLSVDADAGIAVATWNTVPLTSPSLALHLWSPLMTRPDVA; via the coding sequence ATGGCTTCTCAGCGCACTCTGCTGCCGCGCTCGACACCGGCCGCCTCGGGGATCTCGTCCCGTTCGATCGCCGCGCTGCTGGATCGGCTCGAAGCACGATCCGTCGAGTGTCACTCCCTCATGGTCGTACGCCACGGTCACGTCGTCGCCGAAGGCTGGTGGGCGCCGTACTCGGCCGAGCGCCCGCACCTTCTCTACTCGCTGACCAAGTCGTTCACCTCGGTCGCCGCGGGGCTCGCGATCGCCGACGGGCTGCTCTCACTGGACGATCGGATCGTGGACGTGCTGCCCGACCACGTTCCGGACGACATCTCGGAGCAGGGACGCCGCCTCACCGTTCACCACCTGCTGTCCATGACGGCCGGACACCGCACGGACAGCCTTGCCGAAGCCTGGCAACAGGAACCGGGCGACCTGGTGAAGGGCTTCCTGCGCGTACCGTTCCCCGAGGCCGAGGGAGCGCGGCACGCCTACGACAATCCGACCACCTTCATCCTGGCGCGGATGGTGGAACGGGTCACGGGCCGCGGCCTCCCGGAACTGCTGGACAAGCGCCTCTTCAAGCCAATGGGCGTCGACCACGCCGAATGGGATCGGGTCGCGAGCGGTGCCGCCTTCGGATTCCACGGACTGCACCTCACGACCGAGGCCGTCGCCGCCTTCGGTGAACTGCTCCTGCGCGGAGGCGTTTGGGGCGACCGGCGGCTCATCCCGCGCGAATGGGTGGAGCTCGCGACCGGACGGCACACCGACACCCTGCAGATCGAGGACTGGTCGGAAAATCCCGACGCGCTTTGCGGGTACGGTTACCAGTTCTGGATGTCTCGTCACGGTTACCGCGGCGCCGGCGTCTTCGGCCAGCTGTGCGTGGTCGTCCCGTCGTACGATCTCGTGGTCGCCGTGACCGGCGCCATAACGCAGGAGGAGGCAGTGCTCGACCCCTTGTGGGAGTGCCTGCTGCCCGGCATGGACCACGTGGGAAGCACCCGGGACGACGGGATCCTCGCCGATCGGCTGCGGCGGCTGTCATTGGCACCGGTGCCGGGTTCGGCCGCCCGGGAGCGTTCCGTCAAGGCGGGACTCGACGCCTCCGCCGAGGATTCGGCTCTGCCCGACGGAACCACGGTGATCGTCGATCCCGTGGACGACGGATGGCTCCTTCGACTCGGACCGTACCTCAACGTCGAGGTCGGCCACGGCGAGTGGCGGGAATGTTCGCCGCTCGGCCGCCCTGTCGTCGCGGCCGGCGCCTGGCAGGGCAGCACGTTCGTCGCCGAGCTGTACGTCATCACCACACCGCACCGGGTTCGGCTGTCGGTCGACGCCGACGCGGGGATCGCGGTGGCGACGTGGAACACCGTGCCCCTGACCAGCCCAAGTCTGGCGTTGCACTTGTGGTCGCCGCTGATGACACGGCCCGACGTCGCGTAG
- a CDS encoding bifunctional class I SAM-dependent methyltransferase/NUDIX hydrolase → MTARPAHEQSWTVYGQRQLDFGYLPPVPDRIDWGFRPGVGPGAEVLGDIRGKRILDVGSGPGHHAVHLAREYGALVDGVDLSPTQHQRALNAHGSEPGVRFLCGDVAEHLRHAEPYEAAYGIRTFACVDPRHLLPALRDGLVDGAPLVFSALHTDADAQGPSGEVVPRRALIRLRDEEPIPTQMWVLTPRLWEDLLTEHGFQVEGVELLTAPDPGNPGILQLVRARRHRTPSRPPVTSRPRTTRPPVPHAAIGVGAIVFGERGLLLGRHRHGTWELPGGTVEPGESLHDTVVRELAEETGLVTRPEDVTLLGTLLDHVDDVVRVTVGAVVTAWQGEPADQPNESVGDWRWWPLDQLPQGLFGCSAQILTSWRPDLPPIAHTPAHFTPYADGTPTPTKANGATP, encoded by the coding sequence GTGACGGCACGCCCCGCACACGAGCAGAGCTGGACGGTCTACGGTCAACGCCAACTGGACTTCGGCTACTTGCCGCCCGTACCCGACCGTATCGACTGGGGATTCCGGCCCGGCGTGGGTCCCGGAGCCGAGGTTCTCGGAGACATCCGCGGCAAGCGGATCCTGGACGTCGGGTCCGGTCCCGGTCACCACGCCGTCCACCTGGCCCGTGAGTACGGCGCCCTCGTGGACGGCGTCGACCTGTCCCCCACCCAGCACCAGCGTGCGCTGAACGCTCACGGCAGCGAGCCCGGAGTCCGCTTCCTGTGCGGTGACGTCGCCGAGCATCTGCGGCACGCGGAGCCGTACGAGGCCGCCTACGGCATCCGCACCTTCGCCTGCGTCGACCCGCGCCACCTGCTGCCGGCTCTGCGGGACGGTCTGGTCGACGGCGCGCCCCTCGTCTTCTCCGCCCTCCACACCGACGCCGACGCACAGGGGCCGTCCGGAGAGGTGGTGCCACGCCGGGCATTGATCCGGCTGCGCGACGAGGAGCCCATCCCCACTCAGATGTGGGTACTCACTCCGCGGCTCTGGGAAGACCTCCTGACCGAGCACGGTTTCCAGGTGGAAGGGGTCGAACTCCTCACCGCACCGGACCCCGGCAACCCCGGGATCCTCCAACTCGTCCGGGCCCGACGCCACCGCACGCCCAGCCGACCACCTGTGACCAGTCGCCCACGGACCACCCGGCCGCCCGTACCGCACGCCGCGATCGGCGTCGGAGCCATCGTGTTCGGCGAACGGGGCTTGCTGCTGGGACGCCATCGGCACGGCACCTGGGAGCTGCCCGGGGGCACCGTCGAGCCCGGCGAGTCCCTCCACGACACCGTCGTACGCGAACTCGCCGAGGAGACCGGACTCGTCACGCGTCCCGAGGACGTGACTCTGCTGGGCACACTCCTCGACCACGTCGACGACGTCGTACGCGTCACCGTCGGCGCCGTCGTCACCGCCTGGCAGGGCGAGCCCGCCGACCAGCCGAACGAGAGCGTCGGCGACTGGCGCTGGTGGCCCCTGGACCAGCTGCCCCAGGGCCTGTTCGGGTGCAGCGCCCAGATCCTCACGTCCTGGCGCCCCGACCTGCCGCCCATCGCCCACACACCGGCACACTTCACTCCGTACGCGGACGGAACGCCGACACCCACGAAGGCGAACGGCGCAACCCCGTGA